One window of Fibrobacter succinogenes genomic DNA carries:
- a CDS encoding DUF2442 domain-containing protein — MHKRDIESAELVRGGILLTAKDGRTALLRFRDSERLRSASAEQRAAFRLSFGGLRWDEIDEDLSYDSIFEPQAYPLRGSAKFKSLNMSEVARRLGIQQSLMAAYMNGSKKPSVEREKLIREEIRKIGRELLEI; from the coding sequence ATGCATAAAAGAGACATCGAAAGCGCTGAACTCGTGAGGGGCGGAATTTTGCTAACGGCAAAGGATGGGCGCACAGCCCTTTTGAGATTCCGTGACTCGGAACGACTTCGTTCTGCTAGTGCGGAACAACGTGCCGCTTTCAGATTGTCTTTTGGTGGCTTGCGCTGGGATGAAATAGACGAAGATTTATCTTACGATAGCATTTTTGAACCGCAAGCATATCCGTTGCGTGGCTCGGCGAAATTTAAATCGCTTAATATGTCCGAAGTGGCAAGACGGCTAGGAATACAGCAGTCGTTGATGGCTGCGTATATGAACGGTTCCAAAAAGCCGTCTGTGGAACGTGAAAAACTTATTCGTGAAGAAATCCGTAAAATCGGGCGAGAACTTTTGGAAATTTGA